The genomic DNA ACGTCTCGGGCGTGCAGTCTGTCGACGCCGATCACGACGCGAACCGTGTGTCCGTCGAAGGCGATGCGGAGACCGCGGCTCTCGTCGACGCGGTCGACGAGGCCGGCTACGACGCGAGCGCCTGATCGGGCACGAACCGGGAGCGAGGGACCGTTCACCGGCGGAAGCCACCACAGATAGATACCGCGTTCCGAACGGTGCGTGCAGTCGGAACGTTCCAGTTTTTCACACGACGGTATTCAGCGACAGTCACGTGAGAGCGGTCGTGCAGGGACGGTCGACCCACAGGATAACCGCCACACCTCGACGTCCGTTCGCCGGGATGGAAAGACAGTT from Natrinema salaciae includes the following:
- a CDS encoding heavy-metal-associated domain-containing protein, whose protein sequence is MSRTITVEGMSCEHCEQTVEDALEDVSGVQSVDADHDANRVSVEGDAETAALVDAVDEAGYDASA